GTCTGGCGCAGGTAGGCGAGCGTCTTCTCGGGCTCGCGGACCCGCTTGCGCGCCGAGTGGACGCGGATGAAGGCCTCCTGGACGACGTCCTCGCAGGAGGCCGTGTCGTCGAGGAGCAGCGCGGCGAGACCGAGCAGCGACCGGTAGTGGGCGCGGTAGGTCTCGGTGAGGTGGTCGACGGTGGTTCCGGCGGCCGGGGCGGCCTCGGCGCTCTTACGAGGCGAGGGGATGCCGTCCACGGAGCCGGTGCGGGATCCGGTGGGCACGGGGGCGATCACCGGCAGTCCGCCGAGCGCGCGGGGGCGTCTGAGCGGACGCACAGCGGAGCCGCGTACGGGTGCGCCGGCGGTGCTCCGCACGGGGAGCACCGCCGTGCCCCCGCCGCGCAGCGGGGCGATGGTCGCGATGTCGAGTACCTCTGCCACGCCTGTTGGACACGTTTCCCCCCGACAGGGTTGTACGCGTTCGCCACCCTTTTCGGCGGCGAGTTCTTCGCCCTCATGCGTAACCGTTCTCCCCCGATGCCCCGCTTTGAGCGTGTCCCGTGCCACACGGTCGTGGGTGCACGCAGAGACGCGCCCCGCCCAACTCTGGTTGCAGTACGGGGGAAGTGCATCGTCGACCACCGCATCACCGCAGTTCAAGAGGTATCTGACGCCTTTTTGCTCACAGGTCGTTCACAGATCCCACAAATCCGTGACAAGGGATTCCGCGATCTGAAGGGCATTCAGGGCCGCGCCCTTGCGGAGGTTGTCGGCGCAGACGAAGAAGTCGAGCGCGCGCTCGTCGTCGAGGGAGCGCCTGACCCGGCCGACCCAGGCGGGGTCGGTGCCGACGACGTCGGCGGGGGTGGGGAAGTCGCCGGCGGCCGGGTCGTCGTAGAGCACGACCCCGGGCGAGGTCGCCAGGACCTCGTGGGCGCGGCCGACCGGGACGGGGTGTTCGAAGCGGGCGTGCACGGAGACGGAGTGCCCGGTGACGACGGGGACGCGGACGCAGGTGGCGGCGATCCGGAGGCCGGGCAGGCCGAGGATGCGGCGGGTCTCGTCGCGGACGTGCTCCTCCTCGGAGGAGGCTCCGTCGGCGCCGGGCGTGCCCGACCAGGGGAGGACGTTGAGCGCGAGGGGGCCGGAGAAGGGGCCGGTGTTCTCGCCGACGGCCCGCCGTACGTCGCCGGGGTGGGTGCCCAGGTCGTCGTCGGCGGCGACCAGGCCGAGCTGGGCGCGGAGCGCGTCGACGCCGGCCTGGCCGGCTCCGGCGCCGCTGGCGGCCTGCTGGGCGGTGACGACCAGTTCGGCGAGCCCGAACTCGGCGTGCAGGGAGCCCACGGCGACGATCAGCGCGAGGGTGGTGGAGCCGGGTCCGGCGACGATGCCCCGGGGGCGTACCCGTGCGGCGTGCGCGTTGAGCTCGGGGACGACGAGCGGCACGTCGGGGTCGGCCCGGAAGGCCGCGGAGGTGTCCACGACGACGGCGCCCTTGGAGACGGCGACGGGCGCCCAGCGGGCGGCGACGTCCTCGGGCACCAGGAAGAGCGCCAGGTCGACGCCGTCGAAGACGTCCTCGCCCAGCGCGAGGATCTCGCACTCCTCCCCGCGCACGGAGGCCTTGGAGCCGGCCGAGCGCGGGGAGGAGACGAGGCGGATCTCGCCCCAGACGTCCGCGTGGTGCGTGAGCATCTGGAGCATCACCGAGCCGACCGCCCCGGTCGCTCCCACGACCGCGAGCGTCGGCTTCGGCGTCATCGGCCGGTGCCTCCGTAGACGACGGCCTCGTCCGAGTCGCTGTCCAGACCGAAGGCGGTGTGGACGGCGCGCACGGCCTCGTTGACGTCGTCGGCGCGGGTGACGACCGAGATGCGGATCTCGGAGGTCGAGATGAGCTCGATGTTCACGCCCGCG
This is a stretch of genomic DNA from Streptomyces sp. R44. It encodes these proteins:
- a CDS encoding SigE family RNA polymerase sigma factor, which gives rise to MAEVLDIATIAPLRGGGTAVLPVRSTAGAPVRGSAVRPLRRPRALGGLPVIAPVPTGSRTGSVDGIPSPRKSAEAAPAAGTTVDHLTETYRAHYRSLLGLAALLLDDTASCEDVVQEAFIRVHSARKRVREPEKTLAYLRQTVVNLSRSALRRRILGLKLLSKPMPDMASAEEGAYEQLEREDLIKAMRGLQRRQREVLALRYFSDMTEVQVAETLGISLGSVKAYGSRGIAALRVAMGATT
- a CDS encoding aspartate-semialdehyde dehydrogenase, which codes for MTPKPTLAVVGATGAVGSVMLQMLTHHADVWGEIRLVSSPRSAGSKASVRGEECEILALGEDVFDGVDLALFLVPEDVAARWAPVAVSKGAVVVDTSAAFRADPDVPLVVPELNAHAARVRPRGIVAGPGSTTLALIVAVGSLHAEFGLAELVVTAQQAASGAGAGQAGVDALRAQLGLVAADDDLGTHPGDVRRAVGENTGPFSGPLALNVLPWSGTPGADGASSEEEHVRDETRRILGLPGLRIAATCVRVPVVTGHSVSVHARFEHPVPVGRAHEVLATSPGVVLYDDPAAGDFPTPADVVGTDPAWVGRVRRSLDDERALDFFVCADNLRKGAALNALQIAESLVTDLWDL